A single genomic interval of Aegicerativicinus sediminis harbors:
- a CDS encoding TonB-dependent receptor plug domain-containing protein: MKISAIYLYSFVLVTQILSAQNPDQDKEILIDTLDEVVISSLLRPEKITTAPAPVQVLTSKDLDRFSGSNTGELIAKMQGVEFTRYGVDGITFNARGLNSAFNNKILQIVDGRISTASLSGGLPVFNNGSTIKDDIEQIEVIVGPQTALFGPNAHNGVFNTITKDPRLSPGVSVSLSAGNQHQFSGRLRYAEKVNNHWAWKVTGEYATGEEFDFIDSVYVGTPQKSIPEHNLNLNFRHLRGEAHLYYTLNSKSEIIVSGGASTNDLIQVTTSGRNQMRGLGYSFLQARYRSPHFYANVYNTWGTLGSSYTITAYTQIFWLRTQPGPLFLPPDEAEQFALNAASFKEKSRRFNADFQYQNNFEKAGLYFVAGLDFENLHPNTDDGNSLVGESDAISVSQIGAVVQLEKKILKDFRVIGAMRFDDNDNFKNLWAPKLTFIKDFNKGNVRLGWAKAYALPTIQNQYASIRDFLFGNGGKGITYIPNNSNINDSDNIQTTQPIKAEEVTTWEIGYKGQPFEKIWVDANAYYGTSKNFITPPLMIGGRALSVDGIAVEHNPGMAGTVSNDTLRGATFLTFFNYGKANVYGLDVGTTYKFTPSVNLALKYSWMNAEFEENDANGDGVISKEEKSLNAPNHRGSAQLNFENLIKERLDLSFGARIVEKYEFYSGNQVGSEDGKGTRVPPKNYNRGPLGGFTTFDFNALYRYNNLVSVNFNISNIFNTKQIEFVGAPSIGRLAMASIKLAL; this comes from the coding sequence ATGAAGATTTCGGCTATTTATCTCTATTCATTTGTATTAGTAACTCAAATTTTATCAGCACAAAACCCAGATCAAGACAAAGAAATTCTCATCGACACGCTAGATGAAGTGGTTATTTCGAGCCTATTACGTCCGGAAAAAATAACTACTGCTCCTGCCCCAGTTCAAGTCTTAACTTCTAAAGACTTAGATAGGTTTTCTGGGTCTAATACAGGAGAACTTATCGCAAAAATGCAAGGAGTGGAGTTTACGAGATATGGGGTTGATGGAATTACGTTTAATGCTAGGGGATTGAACAGTGCTTTCAATAACAAAATTTTACAAATTGTTGACGGACGAATTAGTACAGCCTCACTTAGTGGCGGTCTTCCTGTTTTTAATAATGGATCAACTATAAAGGATGATATTGAGCAAATTGAAGTTATAGTTGGGCCACAAACCGCTCTATTTGGACCTAATGCCCATAATGGAGTATTCAATACAATTACGAAAGATCCGCGATTATCTCCAGGGGTCTCTGTTTCGCTTAGTGCAGGGAATCAACATCAATTTAGTGGAAGACTTCGATATGCCGAAAAAGTAAATAACCATTGGGCTTGGAAAGTAACAGGTGAATATGCAACCGGTGAAGAGTTCGATTTTATTGATAGCGTATATGTCGGGACCCCTCAAAAAAGCATACCAGAGCATAATCTAAATTTAAATTTCCGCCACCTTCGAGGTGAGGCACATCTGTATTACACTCTAAACTCCAAAAGTGAAATAATAGTTTCTGGAGGCGCCAGCACCAACGATTTAATACAAGTAACAACAAGTGGAAGAAACCAAATGCGCGGTTTAGGCTATAGTTTTCTTCAAGCTAGGTATAGAAGCCCACATTTCTATGCCAACGTTTATAATACTTGGGGAACCCTAGGTTCAAGTTATACCATCACAGCATATACACAAATTTTTTGGTTGCGGACCCAACCTGGACCTTTATTCCTACCTCCAGATGAGGCCGAACAATTTGCATTAAATGCGGCATCATTTAAAGAAAAAAGCAGACGATTTAATGCAGATTTCCAATACCAGAATAATTTTGAAAAAGCCGGTCTATATTTTGTAGCCGGTTTAGATTTTGAAAACTTACATCCAAATACGGATGATGGAAATTCATTGGTAGGGGAGTCTGATGCAATTTCTGTCTCACAAATAGGTGCAGTGGTACAACTTGAAAAAAAGATTCTAAAAGATTTCCGTGTAATTGGGGCAATGAGATTTGACGATAATGACAATTTCAAAAATTTATGGGCGCCAAAACTAACCTTTATTAAAGATTTTAATAAAGGTAATGTTCGGTTGGGATGGGCCAAGGCTTATGCTCTGCCAACAATACAAAATCAATATGCCAGTATTCGCGATTTCCTTTTTGGTAATGGAGGTAAGGGGATTACATACATTCCGAATAACTCAAATATCAACGATTCAGATAACATTCAGACCACACAGCCAATAAAAGCTGAGGAAGTAACGACCTGGGAAATTGGCTATAAAGGTCAACCCTTCGAAAAAATTTGGGTTGATGCCAATGCTTATTATGGTACTAGTAAAAACTTTATAACACCTCCATTAATGATTGGAGGTAGGGCGTTATCGGTAGATGGCATTGCGGTTGAGCATAATCCAGGCATGGCAGGCACTGTAAGTAATGACACCCTTAGAGGAGCAACTTTCCTCACTTTTTTTAACTATGGAAAGGCTAATGTGTATGGTTTGGATGTAGGGACGACATACAAATTTACGCCATCTGTCAACTTAGCTCTAAAATATTCTTGGATGAATGCAGAATTTGAAGAAAATGACGCCAATGGTGATGGCGTAATTTCGAAGGAAGAAAAAAGTCTTAATGCACCAAATCATAGGGGAAGTGCCCAGTTGAATTTTGAAAATTTAATTAAGGAAAGGTTGGACCTTTCATTTGGAGCAAGGATAGTGGAGAAATATGAGTTTTATAGTGGCAATCAAGTTGGAAGTGAGGATGGTAAAGGCACAAGAGTACCTCCAAAAAATTATAATCGCGGACCCTTAGGTGGATTTACAACCTTCGACTTTAATGCATTATATCGTTACAACAACCTTGTGAGTGTTAATTTCAACATTTCTAACATCTTCAATACAAAGCAAATTGAATTTGTTGGCGCTCCATCAATTGGGCGATTGGCTATGGCAAGCATTAAACTTGCGTTATAA
- a CDS encoding sensor histidine kinase: MSLREFVLSDRLSYRITRHFVFWFFWGGYFTITRLLNPMPLMATGQFPNFWKTVVETFFFLFPQTFIVYPALYFVLPKFVFKQKYVLAFCWFLVFYFVALTVHAIFLLYIPWAKMAWVPKANLFLTTTTFAQKIYFAYLGSVLGSITSLALAGCFKMFKHYYLKSLRNQQLQQENSDAQLRLLMAQVQPHFMFNTLNNIYSQAQEESPKSAKMIMALSHILRYILDEGKKDWVPLENELEMVVDYLNLEKIRYDNKLDLHYSFPNVEEITIAPLLLLPLVENCFKHGASKMIRKPWINIKAELKNQTFSMKLMNGKKRTSTLAENRIGTGIENVKRRLSLLYPNTHKLEIRDEDDVFVVDLRIELNSNYSIKHTPDEQLIFGYE; the protein is encoded by the coding sequence ATGTCTTTAAGAGAATTCGTTTTATCGGATAGATTATCTTATCGTATTACGAGACATTTTGTTTTTTGGTTTTTTTGGGGGGGATATTTCACCATCACAAGACTCCTAAATCCAATGCCGTTGATGGCCACTGGTCAATTTCCAAATTTTTGGAAGACCGTGGTAGAAACCTTTTTTTTTCTGTTTCCACAGACTTTCATTGTTTATCCGGCACTTTATTTTGTACTTCCAAAATTTGTATTTAAGCAGAAGTATGTTCTGGCATTTTGCTGGTTTCTTGTTTTTTATTTTGTTGCATTAACGGTACACGCAATTTTCCTTTTATATATTCCATGGGCTAAAATGGCATGGGTTCCAAAAGCAAATTTATTTTTGACGACTACTACCTTCGCTCAAAAAATTTATTTCGCTTACCTAGGCAGTGTATTGGGATCTATTACCTCACTTGCATTAGCTGGATGCTTTAAAATGTTTAAACATTATTACCTGAAATCATTAAGAAATCAACAACTTCAACAAGAAAATTCGGACGCTCAACTTCGATTACTAATGGCTCAGGTACAGCCTCATTTTATGTTTAATACGTTGAATAATATATACTCTCAAGCCCAGGAAGAATCACCTAAAAGTGCAAAAATGATTATGGCACTTTCCCATATTCTAAGATATATTTTAGATGAAGGTAAAAAGGATTGGGTCCCTTTGGAGAATGAGTTGGAAATGGTGGTAGATTATCTCAATCTTGAAAAAATAAGATACGATAACAAGCTAGATCTTCATTATTCATTTCCTAATGTTGAAGAAATTACAATAGCGCCACTGCTTTTACTACCGTTGGTTGAAAATTGTTTTAAGCATGGAGCTAGTAAAATGATTAGAAAACCTTGGATAAATATTAAAGCAGAGTTGAAAAATCAAACCTTTTCCATGAAACTGATGAATGGGAAAAAACGAACTTCAACTCTAGCAGAAAACAGAATAGGTACTGGCATTGAAAACGTTAAAAGAAGACTAAGCCTTTTATATCCTAACACACATAAGTTGGAAATCCGTGATGAAGATGATGTATTTGTTGTAGATCTTAGGATAGAATTAAATTCTAACTATTCAATTAAACACACACCCGATGAGCAACTCATATTTGGTTATGAATAA
- a CDS encoding LytR/AlgR family response regulator transcription factor, whose translation MSNSYLVMNKPEKTHPKCRCLIVDDEPLARDVIRRYCDKLPVLELVGECSNAIEAFMYLQSNEIHLIFLDIRMPELLGTELMQSLQNPPKVIFTTAYKEYAWDGYELDAVDYLLKPIRFDRFLKAINKALPGYENDLLNDESLEFERKSGVDSIYLRIDRRQVRIVLDDILYVEGAKDYIKIFTQDKMHLCRQTISSFENMVNKNEFVRIHRSFIVSINKIKSYTHELVEINKKELPIGKFYLNHFLKTLDSSIA comes from the coding sequence ATGAGCAACTCATATTTGGTTATGAATAAGCCTGAAAAAACACATCCCAAATGTAGATGTCTTATAGTGGATGATGAACCGCTGGCCAGAGATGTCATAAGGCGCTATTGCGATAAATTGCCAGTTTTAGAATTGGTGGGTGAGTGTAGCAATGCTATCGAAGCATTTATGTATCTACAGTCTAATGAAATTCATCTTATTTTTTTGGATATAAGAATGCCAGAGCTTTTAGGAACCGAGCTGATGCAATCTCTTCAAAATCCTCCTAAGGTTATCTTTACGACAGCCTATAAAGAATATGCCTGGGATGGTTATGAATTAGATGCGGTGGATTATCTCTTAAAGCCAATTCGGTTCGATCGCTTTTTAAAAGCTATAAACAAAGCTTTACCAGGCTATGAGAATGATCTTCTAAATGATGAATCGCTTGAGTTTGAAAGGAAGTCTGGTGTGGACTCCATTTATCTACGAATCGATAGAAGACAGGTACGAATTGTTTTAGATGATATTCTTTATGTGGAAGGTGCTAAAGATTATATTAAAATATTTACCCAGGACAAGATGCATCTTTGTCGTCAGACAATATCCTCTTTTGAAAATATGGTCAATAAAAATGAATTTGTCCGCATTCATAGATCTTTTATTGTTTCAATTAATAAGATTAAATCGTATACCCACGAATTGGTTGAGATTAACAAAAAAGAACTTCCAATCGGGAAGTTCTATTTAAACCATTTCTTAAAAACACTTGATTCCAGTATTGCTTGA